The Rhizobium rhizogenes sequence CGGAAGCCGAACGCGACTTCGATTCCTTGAAACCGGACAATGAGAAGGGTATCGAAACGCAATACGGGCCGGGCCGCACGGGGGAACTCCAAGACGGCAGCAAGGTTACGGTCCGTCCGGGAAGCTCCGATGGTCGTCCGACATTGCAGATCCGCAAACCAAACGGTCGTCAGACCGAGATACGCTATAATGATGGGCCGGGGGTTTAAATGACGGATTTCATAAAAAAAGACTGCACGCTGGATCATCAGCTTATCAGGGACAGGAATTTCGCCGCGAGGATTTTTCCCGAGTTTCCGAGCGAGGAGGAAATCGCCCTCGTTGCCGCGCGGATCGGCGCCGGCGAGATCGATTTTGCGGCTTACGAATTTGGCCAGCCGCCGCGCCATTTTGCATCACAACCGGTCGGGCCGATGCTTGATGCATTGTTCGAAAACTCGCCCTATGGTCTTCTGGTCCATTTTTCGGGCCATGACCTCTGGATTTGGGCGCCCGAGGATCATGAATATCTCGTTGTCTTCGGTGATTCCAATCTGGTTCAGGCGATAGAACGAAGCGACATATTCTCCTACAGCTTTGCCGATTATCTGGGCAGCGGTGCGTTGTCGCAAGCAACAGTCACGCATCTTCGTGGAATGGCATCGAACTATACGATCGGGTAATGCGCTTCGCGGAGGCCGGGCATATTCCTCCCGGGTGGGCAGCGGCGCTGTCGAGCCGAAGAAGCGGGTCAAGGCGCTGTATGACCATTGGGCCGATCTGAATTTCAGGATTGTCTGACTGGCCTGCCTGTGCCGCCCAGGACAGCGTCTTTCGCAGGCACAGATCACTCTGCCGATCAGAGATCGTGACGCGTTCCAGGGACGAGGTGCTTGCCCTTAGAACAGGGCCACGATCATCATGCCCAGAAATGCGATGAGCATGATGATGCAGGCCGGGCGGAAGAGATAAAAACGCTGCCAGTTCGTAAGGCGGAGGCTGTTGTAATAAAGGGATTTATCCAGCCGGAGGTAATCCACGCCGCTGTCGACGGAAAAATCACCGCCATTTTCCCTGTAAAACCGATATTCCCTGATCTGGGCGACAATCTGCTGGGCTGCCAGAAGGCTGACGGCGAGCAGCGCCGCTGAAACAATGATGATCTCGAATATCAGCATATGGCCTCTCTCTCCGATTGAACCGTAATGGCTTGTCTAGCGCAAATCCGCTGAAAAATCCGGTTCTTCGGCCTGGTTTTTCCACAATCCCGTCTTCAGTGCCCTGCGGCGGAGAGTAAAGTTCGTTTTCCCCGATGACTGATTGCACCGATATGGCTTGCCATAGTTCCAGCTATTGATGGGGCCTCGTCCGCATTAGCGCTATTGGCAGTCACGCGCGAAATTTTCTAATTCATTACTTTCATTGATTTATATAAATATATGATAAAAATCAATAAAATTGAGTTCATTCAATTTGCCTGCTGCCGTGGAAAGGCGTCAGAAAGGCATGTCATCAGGTGGTCTCAAGCCCGGAAAACCGAGCTTGAGACGATTGGCGGCGGACAGGACGGCTTAATCGGCCGTCGCCTGAATATCGACCTTGTCGAGAAGAAGCATGGGATTGTCGGAGGCTGCAGCCAGATCAAAAAGGCCAAGGCCATTGGCGCCCGTCGATTTGACCATCACTGTCAGGGTTCCCGGCGCGCTGATGAAGCGGGCGAGGGCGTCCACGGCGCCCTGAAGCTTTGGCTGTTCAGCCGCGACCTGCTGCAACAGCACATTGGCCACCAACGTCAGGGTGCCGCGCACCTGATCTTCGGTCATATCGTTTTGCAGGGCATAAAGCTTGATGGCCTTGGCCATCAAACCCTCGTCCTTGACCGTGAGTTTCAACTCGCGACCCGCCAGCCCGAAAAGTGCCGCCTGAGCGCGATTGACGTCGAAGGCGAAGAACTCTTCCGTAAACCCGCTTGCAAGGCCGGAAAAGTTGACGCTGCCGATATCCTTGCCGCTGAAGGAGATTTCCCGGATCATCAGGTTGTTGTTCGGTTCGTCCCAGCCTGCGGCGAGGGCATAGGAAAGTTCGAGTGACTCCAGACCCAGCTTGCGTGCTTCAACAAATACTTCCTCCGATGAATCGGCGGGGATGGGAAGAGACAGGCCGTCCTGCCTGATCTCGATATCGGTCGGGATGCCGTTGAAGGGCTTTGTCAGTCCCATCTCGAAATTCCGGAGCGTGAACTTGATGCGTTCGGGCGTGCCTTCCGTCTCTTCCTCCGGCTTTTCCGGCGCGGCGACGTCGACGTTGATGCCGCCGACACGGATCGTTCCCAGTTCCGGGATAAGACGGTTAAACGGAAAGGTCTCAATCTGCGTGTCGTCGAGCCCTGCGATCTGGGAGAGGCCTTCGACTGTCGAGCTCCAGTCAAAACCCTTGAGGCTCGCCTCCGCGACTTCGATCGTATCGGTGCCATTGCCGATCGACATGCCGTTCAGGCCGAAGTCGAGCCTGCGGCTATCCATCTGCATGTCGATACGATCGATGGCGGCCTTGACCCTTTTGCCCTCCGATCCCTCGCTTTCGTCCGGGGCATCCGCCTTGAACCCGAGCAGCTGCATGTTGCTCTTGCCAATCATGTCGAGAATGGACAGGCCTTTGGTGAAATAGGCCTGACGCTCCTGCGGTGAAAGTTCGTCAACATTCTTGGTTGCGCTCAGTGCCTTCAGCGTCTCCAGAAGCGGCTCGGCTGGCAGGCGGGCACTGAAACCGTCGCTGCGGATCTCGTCGTAGCTGAAATGACCGTCGCCATCCGTGAACGAAATCTTGGCAACGGAGAGCGGGCCATAGAGAGGCTTTGCCTCCTTGTCGTCGGGGCCTGCCTTTTCCGTGTAGAGCCTGGCAAGATAAGCGACATCGATATCCTGCCCGGCGATGGTGCCGGTCGATACGACCAAATGCTTTTCTTTCATGGCGCCGTCGCTGTCCGGCAGCGCCATCTTGATGTCGTAGCTGCCATTGTCGATCAAATAGCGGCTGATCCGGCCATCGGCGATGTCGGTAAGAGACGCGTTTGTGTAAACGGTCTTCTGCTCGGTATCGGCGACGGACTGCGTGAATGTTACCTCAGGCGTGGAAATGCGCGTTGCCGCGAAGCGCTCTATGCGCCTTGGCAGGGAGTTGGCATTCCCGTCGCCGGATGCCGCCGGGGCCGGCTTCTTGAAAGCGGCATTCTCGACGCGGGCATGCGCCATCGAGATTTTTCCGGTTGGCACATCGATATCGATGCCGTTCATGTCCAGTGCGCCGTCCAGAAAAGGAAGTTTCGGACGTCCATCGATAGCGGCGATCTTGATGTTCTTGCCGTCTTCAAGCGGCAATGTCAGATCGCGAATATGAATTTTTCCGAGAAAGTCGGCTTCCACGGAACCGGCAGTTGCGCCGCTGCGGGCAACCAGCTCGTTGACCTTTGCTTCGTAGAAGGCCTTGCCGCCGATAACGCCTGCGGCAGCGACAGCAATAATCGCAACCGTTGCCCAAAGCGCCTTGCGCCGACCCTTGTCGGTCTGGGTATTTTCCTGTTCCACGAAGTTTGTCCTCTCTCACGAACTTATATTGGGCGCCTTTTAAGCACGCAAAAGTTGCTTAGCAAGTGGTCATCGCCGGGTGTTTCCCCGTCTGGAAAACCTCGCTGCGCAGGAGATATCTCTGCGACCTTGCCTGGCTTGCTGCGGGGCTGGCGCAAAAACTGGGTTAGCCGGCAGTTTTGAAGGAGGGAGCTACCTCCAGAACATGAGCGCCATGCCGGCCACGACAAGTGCGGCGCCGGCCCATGCACCGGGCGCCGGCAGCTCCCTTGTTCTCAGCCAGAGCAGTGGCAGGATAATCACTGGTGTCGTCGCCGACAGTGTCGAGACGATGCCGACCTTGCCGCCGGAAAGGGCGAAGAGAAGGAGCGTCATGCCAAAAGCCAGGGCGATGATGCCGGTGAGTGCCGTCTGGAGGAACAGGCTTTTGGTCAGCGGGCCTTTCGGCCTGACAGCCGCGATGGGCAGCGTGGTAAGCGCCGTCAGGCAGAGAGCGGCCACCCCGACGCGCAGCATCGAAGCGGCAACAGGATCGATCCCGGTCGCCATGACAGGCCGCGCGATCAGGGAACCGACAGCCTGGCTGAGTGCGGCGAGAAGGCCGAAGAGCACGCCGAGCCAAAGCGGCCCCTTGACGCTCTCCCATTCATGCAGCTGCGCCTTTCGCTTGCCGAAGAGAATTGCAAGCAGCACGCCGCCGAGGGTCAGGCCTATACCGGCAATGGCGGTGACGGGAAGCTGCTCGTCAAGCACCGCCCATCCGAGCAGCGCGGCGATTGGGGCATTAAGGGCGAACAGGATTCCCGAGCGGCGCGGTCCCAGCCGATTGAGGCAGGTGAAAAGAAGCGTGTCGCCAACGAAAATACCGATGAAGCCGGACAGGAGAAGCGACGACAGCGCCTCTGGCTGAAGTTCCCGCCAGGCGCCAGAGGCAAGGACATAGACCCCCAGCAGGGAGGCGACGAAAAGCTGCCGTGTCCTGTTGAAGGCGAGCGCTCCAAGACGTCCCGCCGGGCCTGCGGACAAAAGCCCGGTCAGCGCCCAGCACGTCGCGGCGCCCACGGCGGCCAGTTCATAAATCGGCATTTTTTCCCCGTCGCTTCGTGGCGCTTCCGGCCACGGACACTATCCCTGCCTGCACCCATCGCAGATTCCGGGTTTGTCCGCCATACCGGAAGCATCGTCATCAACGGCGTGGGAGCATGCATGGCTCGCCATTCGTGGCCGGCCAGCCGGCGCGAACGTTTTGTCACAGACGCGCCGCACCGGTTCAGTCGTTCCATTTTTGATGTTGGTGCGCGCCGTCATCGAGACCGCGAACGGGTGGTTTTATCTGCCGGGTTTCACGCACCGTTTATGATGTTGCAGATGCCCTCACGGATGACGTTCTTGTCGGCGATCTGCCCTGCCTGAATGTTGAAAACGGCATCGATTCGGACGCTGGCGCCCTTCTGCCGGGCGACAACCCGCAGCGTCTGAATTCTGCCGCTGCCGCTGGTCTCCTGATGGGCGTCGATCGAAGACAGTGCCTTGTTGATCTGGATGCCTGAAAAACCTTCCGCCGCCACGGCCTGAGCGAGCTTTTGAAGCACGGCGGGCGCTTTCGCCTTCGGTAGTTCCTGCCACGATTTGTAAGAGACGGCCGTTACCATCGGCACGCCTGATACGGTGAAGTTCTTCTCGCAGGATGCCGCGAGGACAGGGCTTGAGAAGGTGATGACGCCAAGAGCTGCAATGACATATTTCATTTCGAGTAATCCGGTTGTTGGTGAAGGCTGACAGCGATCGGCCGTATCAGAATGTCGACCGTTTTCCTCTGTATGTCGACGGCGGCGGAAGCGCTTCATGGGCTTGCGCAAGCGTTTCCAGCCAGGTGGCGAGGCCGGCTGGAACCTCCTCGTTGCCCGCTTCCAGCGCCTCGATCCATGAAAGTTCGCATTGCAGGGCGGACGCGATGTTGATCGGCGTCCAGCGGATCACCCGCAGGCATTGATTAAAACGTTCTGGCGACATGATGATTTGTTCTTTTTCCCCGTCATTTGCCGGCGAAGCTCACTCACATGGCCACGAGAGTCAATCGTTTTTTACAACTTTTAATGGCCGATTTCCGGCTCAATAGTGATATCCGCCGCCGGTTGACGAGCGCCGGTAGCTGGAGCCGGCAAAGGCGCTGGCGCCTGAACGGAACCCGTGACCCTTCGATGGTGGCCCCTTCATCCAAGAAAACTTAGTTGATCTGCTAAGTTTTTCCTTGCGTCGTCGCAATGGAAGATGATAGTTAGCAACATGACTAAGCATTATCAGGAACTTTCACTAATCTTCCAGGCTCTTGCCGATCCGACACGGCGGGCGATCCTCGCCCGGCTTGGAGGCGGGCCAGCGCCGGTTACGGAATTGTCCGCTCCCACGGGGCTGCGTTTGCCCACGGTGATGCGCCATCTTTCCGTGCTGGAGGAGGCGGGGTTGATCACCACGTCCAAGGACGGACGGGTGCGCACCTGCGCGATCGTGCCCGAAGCGCTGGAGCCGGTGAGGACCTGGCTCGATGAACAGCGGGCCATGTGGGAGAGCCGGCTTGACCGGCTGGAGGCATTTGTAATGCAGGCCATGAAGGAGGATTCAGAATGACAATGAAACCCGGTCAGGACGGCGGAAGCGCTGAACCGCATCAGGCACAGGACCGTTTTGCGACGCTGAGCTTCGAAAGGGAGGTTGCCGTTCCATTGCCGGTCCTCTGGCAGGTCTGGCTGTCACCCGCCGCCCGGGCGGTGTGGGCTTCTCCCGCGCCCTCGGTGACGGTCGAATTTCTGGAGGCGGACAGCAGGCCGGGCGGTCGCGAAGTCTCGCTCTGCAAGGTCGCCGGGCAGCCGGATATCCGGTGTGAATGTGGCTGGCTGGAGCTGCAGCCGGCCCGCCGCAGCGTGAATTACGAGGTGGTTTCCTCTGGTGGCGTGACGCAGTCGGCAGCGTTGGTGACGGCCGATTTTCTGGCCGGGGAAGAGCGCAGCCGGTTGACCGTAACGGTGCAGCTTTCGTCACTGGCGGAGGATATGCGGGATGGCTACCAAGCGGGGTTCAGCGCGGGTCTGAACAATCTGGCCAATGTGGCGGCGCGGACCATGGTGCTGGAGCGGACGATGAAAGTGCCGCGAAACATTGTCTGGAAAGCCTGGATGAACGAGGAGACGCTGCCGCAATGGTGGGGTCCTGACGGATTTTCCTGCCGCACGAAGAGGATCGATCTGCGCACCGGCGGGGAATGGGTATTCGACATGATCGGCCCTGACGGCACCGTCTTTCCGAACCATCATCGTTATATCGAGGTGCGGCCCGAAGAGAGGATCGGTTATACGTTGTTGTGGGGCGAAAACGGGCCGAAACATGCCGATGCCTGGGCGTCCTTCGAAGATCAGGACGGCGGGACGAAAGTTGTGCTGGGCATGGTGTTCAGCACGGAAGCCGAGTTCCAGCAGGCGAAGGGCTTCGGTGCCGTGGAACTGGGGCAGCAAACGCTGGGTAAACTGGAACGTTTCGCCAGGGCGCTGTAAATGTGCAGGGCCTGTCTTTCCATATGCGGATGTTTCGATATCGGCCGCCTGTCTGACGGTGGCGCGTGATTTGAAGCGGATGGGCCATCGCCGCCTGTGATCGCGATAGCGGAAAGCGATCAGGCGGCGGAGCCGAGATTTCTGAGAAAGGCGAGGCAGCGGACCAGCTGCGAGGCCGCGGCTCCGGCAAAATCGACCGCCGGCTCGTTTTTCTCGCAATTCATCAGGTCGAGATAATAGTCCAGCAGAATGCCGCAGAGCGTGACCGGTCTTCCGAGCGCCAGATCGAACTGGCCGGACAATCGCGGCTTGCGGCGGAACGCCATTCCGGGAAGTGCCGCGATGCGCTCCCGCGTCTCTTCGGCAAATCCCTGTAACGTCCTATCGTCCCGCCATTCGGGCAAGCTCGCAAGCAGTTTCAGGAAATGGTCCTCAAGCCCGATAATATCCGGTGCGTCCCCCGGCGGTGCTTCGGCCCTTGCTACATGAAACGCCAGACGCCTTTCCCGGCGCATCGTCGCGACGTGGCCGAGTTCCTCGCGCGCCATTTTTTCCGCCGCCTGCCGCACGTCGGCATTGGGTGCCTGGGCGGCAACGTAGCTCCAGAAAACAAAGGCTCTTTCCTCGTTGCGGACGGCGGCCGAAAAGGCGCGGTAGGCGTCCAGCGTTTCCGGCGGCACCATGTCGGCGCCTTCGGCATCGAACATGGGTGACAGATCCGGTGCGGCGAAGGTGCCCGTCCTGTCGGCAGGCGCTGTTTCTGCCGCCCAGACGTCGACCTGACGCAGATGCGATTCCTCCTCGGCGATCAGCCGGTCGAAAACGGTTGCGAGCGCCGGCTGTTTTTCATCCAGCATCCGCTGCCTGAGCGCGCGATAGCCGTCGATTGCTTCCTGCTCCATGCGGGCTGCGGTTTCCAGCACGGCTTGCATCGTTGTCAGAACGGGCGGTTCGGCATTCAGTTTCGGCATGGGGCTCTCTTCGGTTTCCGGCCATAACCTGCCACATCAAACGACGGCGTATTTGTTCTGGATCAATGAGGCTTTGGGAGGCGCGATTATTTTGCCCTTGATCCCCTGAACCGGACCGATGCGACAGGGCCGGGGGCGGAAACGAATGTCATGTCGCACCCCGATGGAATGCCCAATGCCGAAAAATACTGATATCGGGAGACATGGTCCGGCGGTCTTTCTTGCTTTTCTGATCGCGCTTTTCGCCCTGGCGGGTCAGGCATTCGCAGCCGGCAGTCTTGCCGATTATCTCGCGAAGGTTCAGCCGGCGGAGCTGTTTGCGGCGGCCGACCGTTTCGGCGAGCCGGTGGGTGAGCCGGCCATCGTGCCCGTCTACAAGGGCAAGGATATTGCCGGTTACGCCTATCTCAATTCCGATTTCACCAATTCGACCGGCTATTCCGGCAAGCCGATCCACATCGTCGTCGGTATCGACAAGGCCGGCGTTGTACGCGGTCTGAAACTTGTCGATCACAAGGAGCCGATCGTGCTGATCGGCATACCCGAAGCCCGGGTGGTGGCGGCGCTGAATTCGGTGATCGGCCGCGATCTGGCGAAGGTTGCCGCCGGTGCTGAGCGCCCGCCACAGGTTGATATCGTCAGCGGCGCGACAGTGACGGTGCTGGTGATGGGCGACAGCGTGGTCCGCTCGGCGGTCAAGCTCATTCGCAGCGGCAGGCTCGGAGACGGTACGGCGGCGGCAGGCGTGGCCGCAGCACCGCAGGCGGTGAGAAAACTCGATCTTTCGAAACAGGACATATCCGACTGGCAGACGCTGCTTGGCGACGGTTCCATCCGCAGCCTGCGCCTGACGGTGGGCGAGGTATCGGACGCTTTCGTCAAAGCCGGCCAGCCGGATGCGGCCCGGACACCGGAAACGCCAGAACCGCAGGATACGTTCATCGATCTCTACGTCGCACCCGTCAGCGTGCCGGCCATTGGCCGCAGCCTTCTGGGCGAAGAGGGCTATGCGCGGCTGGCGAAACGCCTGAAGCCCGGCCAGTCGGCCATTCTGGTGGCGGGCGACGGCGCCTATTCCTTCAAGGGATCGGGTTATGTGCGTGGCGGCATTTTCGACCGTATCGAGCTTCTCCAGGACGGGCAGGGCATCCGTTTTCGCGACCGGGACCATACACGGCTGACGCAGATCGCCGCGGCCGGTGCGCCGCATCTGCGGGAAATCGCGCTTTACGTCGTCCCCGACAGCTTCGCCTTCGACATGACCGAACCGTGGGACCTGCAGCTTCTGGTGCAGCGCACCACCGGCGTTCGCGACAAGGCGACGATGCCCTATGATCTCGGTTATACGCTGCCGGACGCCTATGTGAGCGTCGAGACGCCTGCCGCGCCAGTGCCGGCTGCGCCCGTGCCGGCGGCCGCAACGACGCCGGACGCCGTTGTTTTCGGGGAAGAAAGCGCGCCGCTCTGGGTCAGCATCTGGGAGATGAACCGCGTCTCCGTCGCCATCACCTTTGCCGGGCTGCTGGTTCTCACCGCCATCTTCTTCTTTCAGGACTGGCTGGTCAAACGCCCGAAACTGTTCGGCTGGGTCCGGCGCGGCTATCTGCTCTTTGCGCTGGTCTGGCTCGGCTGGTATGCCAATGCGCAGCTTTCGGTGGTCAATGTCCTGACCTTCATCAATGCGCTGATCTCCGGTTTCCACTGGGATTTCTTCCTGTCGGCGCCGCTGATCTTCATCCTCTGGGCGTCGGTTGCCGCCGGGTTGCTGTTCTGGGGGCGCGGGCCCTTCTGCGGTTGGCTCTGCCCCTTCGGCGCGCTGCAGGAACTCACCAACGGCGTCGCGAAATGGCTGAAGGTGCCGCAGGTCAAGCTGCCCTGGGGGCTGCATGAGCGCCTCTGGCCCGTCAAATACATCATCTTCCTCGGCCTCTTCGGGCTGTCGCTCTATTCGCTGGCGCTGGCGGAGACCTTTGCCGAGATCGAACCCTTCAAGACGGCGATCATCCTGAAATTCGCCCGCGAATGGCCCTTCGTGATCTTTGCGCTGACGCTGCTCGCCGCCGGCCTTTTCGTCGAGCGCTTCTATTGCCGGTATCTCTGCCCGCTCGGCGCAGCACTCGCCATTCCCGGCCGTATCAGAATGTTCGAATGGCTGAAGCGCTGGCCGGAATGCGGTTCGCCCTGCCAGCGCTGCGCCAAGGAATGTCCCGTGCAGTCGATCCACCCGGAAGGGCAGATCAACGTCAACGAGTGCATCTACTGCATGCATTGCCAGGAACTTTACCAGGACGACCACCGCTGTCCGCACATGATTCAGGTGCGGCTGAAGCGGGAAAAATTCGTGGCGCTCTCCACCCCTCCGGAAAAGGGAAAAGAGCGTCCGAAAACCGTGGTTACCCACAAGGGCAAACCGATCGGCACAGATGAAGGGGTGGCGGGCGAACAGGCCTGAGCCACCATCAAAGGAGAGAAGACATGTCGGATCGAAATATCGAAACTGGCCTCAGCAGGCGCCAGCTTCTCGGCTCTACGGCGGTTGCCGCGGTGGCGGGCGCGGCGACGGTCGGCGGCGCGCTGGCGGTTTCCAGCATCACGGCGGCGCCGGCGCTTGCCGCAGGCGGGCAGGCATTCGAGGTCAAGCCCGGCGAACTGGACGAATATTACGTCTTTTTCTCGGGCGGCCACAGCGGCGAAGTCCGCATCCTTGGCCTGCCGTCGATGCGCGAGCTGATGCGCATTCCGGTGTTCAACCGTGACAGCGCCACCGGCTGGGGCCAGACCAATGAAAGCCGCAAGATCCTGACGGAAGGGCTGTTGCCCGAAACGAAGGAATATCTGAAGGACAAGGGTGGGATCTATCT is a genomic window containing:
- a CDS encoding ferritin family protein, which translates into the protein MPKLNAEPPVLTTMQAVLETAARMEQEAIDGYRALRQRMLDEKQPALATVFDRLIAEEESHLRQVDVWAAETAPADRTGTFAAPDLSPMFDAEGADMVPPETLDAYRAFSAAVRNEERAFVFWSYVAAQAPNADVRQAAEKMAREELGHVATMRRERRLAFHVARAEAPPGDAPDIIGLEDHFLKLLASLPEWRDDRTLQGFAEETRERIAALPGMAFRRKPRLSGQFDLALGRPVTLCGILLDYYLDLMNCEKNEPAVDFAGAAASQLVRCLAFLRNLGSAA
- a CDS encoding NosR/NirI family protein; this encodes MPKNTDIGRHGPAVFLAFLIALFALAGQAFAAGSLADYLAKVQPAELFAAADRFGEPVGEPAIVPVYKGKDIAGYAYLNSDFTNSTGYSGKPIHIVVGIDKAGVVRGLKLVDHKEPIVLIGIPEARVVAALNSVIGRDLAKVAAGAERPPQVDIVSGATVTVLVMGDSVVRSAVKLIRSGRLGDGTAAAGVAAAPQAVRKLDLSKQDISDWQTLLGDGSIRSLRLTVGEVSDAFVKAGQPDAARTPETPEPQDTFIDLYVAPVSVPAIGRSLLGEEGYARLAKRLKPGQSAILVAGDGAYSFKGSGYVRGGIFDRIELLQDGQGIRFRDRDHTRLTQIAAAGAPHLREIALYVVPDSFAFDMTEPWDLQLLVQRTTGVRDKATMPYDLGYTLPDAYVSVETPAAPVPAAPVPAAATTPDAVVFGEESAPLWVSIWEMNRVSVAITFAGLLVLTAIFFFQDWLVKRPKLFGWVRRGYLLFALVWLGWYANAQLSVVNVLTFINALISGFHWDFFLSAPLIFILWASVAAGLLFWGRGPFCGWLCPFGALQELTNGVAKWLKVPQVKLPWGLHERLWPVKYIIFLGLFGLSLYSLALAETFAEIEPFKTAIILKFAREWPFVIFALTLLAAGLFVERFYCRYLCPLGAALAIPGRIRMFEWLKRWPECGSPCQRCAKECPVQSIHPEGQINVNECIYCMHCQELYQDDHRCPHMIQVRLKREKFVALSTPPEKGKERPKTVVTHKGKPIGTDEGVAGEQA
- a CDS encoding DMT family transporter; translation: MPIYELAAVGAATCWALTGLLSAGPAGRLGALAFNRTRQLFVASLLGVYVLASGAWRELQPEALSSLLLSGFIGIFVGDTLLFTCLNRLGPRRSGILFALNAPIAALLGWAVLDEQLPVTAIAGIGLTLGGVLLAILFGKRKAQLHEWESVKGPLWLGVLFGLLAALSQAVGSLIARPVMATGIDPVAASMLRVGVAALCLTALTTLPIAAVRPKGPLTKSLFLQTALTGIIALAFGMTLLLFALSGGKVGIVSTLSATTPVIILPLLWLRTRELPAPGAWAGAALVVAGMALMFWR
- a CDS encoding SRPBCC family protein, yielding MTMKPGQDGGSAEPHQAQDRFATLSFEREVAVPLPVLWQVWLSPAARAVWASPAPSVTVEFLEADSRPGGREVSLCKVAGQPDIRCECGWLELQPARRSVNYEVVSSGGVTQSAALVTADFLAGEERSRLTVTVQLSSLAEDMRDGYQAGFSAGLNNLANVAARTMVLERTMKVPRNIVWKAWMNEETLPQWWGPDGFSCRTKRIDLRTGGEWVFDMIGPDGTVFPNHHRYIEVRPEERIGYTLLWGENGPKHADAWASFEDQDGGTKVVLGMVFSTEAEFQQAKGFGAVELGQQTLGKLERFARAL
- a CDS encoding helix-turn-helix transcriptional regulator, translated to MTKHYQELSLIFQALADPTRRAILARLGGGPAPVTELSAPTGLRLPTVMRHLSVLEEAGLITTSKDGRVRTCAIVPEALEPVRTWLDEQRAMWESRLDRLEAFVMQAMKEDSE